Genomic window (Chloroflexota bacterium):
GCGGTGCTGATGGATGTGGAGATGCCGCGCAGGGACGGCATCTCTGCGACGCGGGAGATACGGGCGCTGCACCCGGAGACGAAGGTGATCCTGATGAGCGCCCAGCACGGCGAGGCCTTTTCCCGAGACGCGCTGGCGGCGGGGGCGACGGAGTTCATCGCGAAGCGGGACATCTCCGCCGCGCGGGTGCGCAAGGCGATGGGGGAGTGAGGGGGCGAGCCCGATGGGGAGGGCGCGCGCCGCGTTCGTCCGATGGGATCGGGCGGCCCCTACGCTTCCATCATCAGCTTGGCGACGTGGCGGCCGAGCTTCACGCTGTAGTTGGTGCCCCGATCCTCCGGGTAGATCTGGGTGGTGTTCGCCAGCCAGAGGTCCTTGATGGGCGTCTTGAGCTCAGGGATGTTCCGGGAATAGTCCAGGCCGATGATGGGCTGGGCGGCATCCTCTTTGTAGTAGTAGCGCTTCTTGACCCAAGAGGGATCGAAGTCCGGATTGATCTTTTTGAGGGCGGGGATATAGGCCTGCCACAGCTCATCGGGGGTCATCTTGTAGTAAGGGCTGTCCTTGGCGAGGTAGTTGGAGAGGTAGACCAGGTGCGTCCCGCCGTAGTGCGACCTGTCTATGAAGTTGGTGTGCTCGATGACGCCGACGAAGGGGATGGAGCGATCGGCGACGTTCATCCAATAGGCCCAGCTGAGCTGACGATCCATCTCCAGCACCATGACGACGGCCGCCTGGTAGACGACTTTCGAGAGCTTCGCCGTGTAGTCAGCAGGAAGCTCGGGAACGAGCTTGGGGAAGATGTATGAGGGGGTAGTCGAAAGGATACGGTCGAACTCTCGGACCTCTTCTCTGCCGTCCTTGTACTTCACTTGGAGACCGACGGCCCGACCATTCGCCACGACGACCCGCTCCACGGAGGCGGGATAGACGACATCCACGCCCCGCTCTTTCAGCTTCGCCTCCAGGACATCGAAGATCTCGCCGAAGCTGCCCATGGGATAGCCGAGCTGCTCCTTGCCGAAGGTCTTTCGCGACGTTGTGCGGAGGTAGATCTTGCCCCAGAGCCAGACCATGGCGACCTGCTCCGTGCTGACGCCGAACTTGCCGCGCAGCATCGGCTCCCAGATGACTTCGAAGATGCGTTTGCCGGCGTGCCGCTTCATCCAATCGGCGGCGGTGACCGATTCGTACTCTCGCGGCCAATATTTCTTGCGCTGGAGGCGCAGCGTGAGAAGGCCCAGCTTGATGCGGTCGGCCAGAGGAAGCGGGCTGAAGCGTAGGAGGTCGCCGGGGGTGGTGAACTTGTGGATCTTGCCGCCGTAGAAGAAGCCGACCTTGGATTCGATCCAGGCAAGCTTGGGGCCGAGGCCGAGCTCGTGGATGAGGTCCACCATGTAGCGATCGCTGCGGAAGAGGTGGTGGTAGCCCTTCTCCAGGCGGCCGCCGCCGACATCGAAGGTGGCGGCCTGGCCGCCCAGGAAGGGGGCGCGCTCGTAGACGGCGACCCTGTGGCCGGCCTTCGAGAAATCGTAGGCGGCCGAGAGGCCCAATGCGCCGCCGCCGATGATGCCGATGTTCATTCCTTGGCTCCGGCGGGCGTCTCTAAGAGGCTATCCGCCCGCTGGCGGGCAATCATACCTAACGACATGTGCTGCATCCACATGAAGACGAGGCCGAGGACGGTGACGGGGACGAGGAGGGCGACGTGGAGGGCGATGGTGAAGGCCGTGGCGACGCCGCTGGCAACATCGAGGCCCTCCAGGGTGAGGCGCGCGCCCCACTCAAAGGGGCCGACGCCGCCTGCGCTGGAGGGGATGCTTGTGGCAAGGTTGGAGGTTGAGGTGGTGAAGAGCATGCCGTGGAAGGAGACATCCATGTCGAAGCCGTAGGAGATGATTTCGAACATGGCGGCTTCGGCGATCCAGATGGGGAAGGTAAGGACAAGGACGGAGAGAACGCGCCTGGGGCTATGGAGGGTGCTTAAGCCTTCCACGAAGCGCATGCCTAGAGCATCTATGACGGCCTTGCCCTTTTGGGGCACGACGCGCACGAGCAGGCGAACGAGCCAGCGCCCGAACTCGGGTCGCATGGCGATGGCAAGGAAGAGAGCGAGGATGATGATGAAGGGGGCGGCGACGAAGAAGATGAGGAGGCCGACGGGGATGCCTGAGTCATCGGAGAAGTTGCGGAGGAGGTCGGGCAGAGGAAGGAAGGGCCAGACGAAGAGGGCGATGAAGAGGAGGGCGACGCCATCGAAGACGCGCTCGATGATGATGGTGGCGAGGGCGGCGGTCTTGCTGACGCCCTCCTTTTCGCCGATGTAATAGGAGCGGACCAGCTCGCCGAGGCGGACGGGCAACAGGTTATTGGCCATGTAGCCGATAACAACAACCGGGAAGAGGCGAGGAGTCGAGATCCTCTTCATCGGCCCCAAGAGGTAGCCCCAGCGGACGGCGCGGAACCAGACTCCTACGAAGTAGACGGCAATGGCGGGGATGAACCACCAGTAGTTGGCGCTTTTAAGCGCGTCGGCGGTCTCCGATAGGTCAACCTGCCAGAAGAAGAGGGCAAGAAGGGCGGCGCTGAAGGCCAGGCCGATGAGGAAGCGGCGCGAGGTGAACAACGGGGTCAGGACTCCAATCGAAGGCGCGGGGACGCCTGGGATAGGCGGCGCAAATCAGGATACGTAGTATACGGGGAGGGCAAGGTGGGACGCCAGAGTTCCGTTATGTCCCCAGCTTGCGGAAGTAGGCGTAGCCGCTATCAATGGCCGGGGAGCTTTTCAGGTCGCGGTACATGTAGTAGCGGAGGAAGTTGTTCCAGTCCTCGCCGGAGGTGAAGTCTCCCCTGAACTTCTTGAAGGAGTATCTCTGATAGGTCCAGGGAGCGAACCACTGGAGGAGGTTGAAGCGCCGGCCGTCATCGTACCTGGCCCGGTCGCCGGCCTGGAACAAGACGCGCTGATTGCCACTGCTGAGAATGACGACATCGGCGGTCAGCTCACCGGTGTAGTTGGACATATCGCGGTGGGAGGCGTTTTTATAGCCGCGCAAGTACCAGCGCCAGGGGGCCAAGGCCGCGCCGGAGGTATCGGCGTAGATGACGAGGTTCTTTCCCTTGCCCGAGGTGCGGGCAAAGGCATCAATCTGGTGCACTATCTCAAGCATCTCATCGTCGGTCTGGGAGTAGACGAGGAGCTCTTTGGGGTCATCGTCATTGGCGAAGGCGGCGGCGGTGGCGGCGCGGAAGGTGAAGAGGGTCATGAGGGCAACGAGGGAGAGGGAGACGACTTTCATCCCGGTCTTGAAGCCGAGGCGGTACCAAATGTAGGCCCAGAGGTTGATGAAGAGCGCCGTGAAGATCATGGGGCCAACGAACCGCCAGATGCCGATGGAGGACTCATCCCAAGGGACGCTTTTCACAAGGGCGTAGAGGGCGAGCGCAAGGAGAGGCACGGCGACGAACAAGAGGAGCCCGCCTTTCCTCGCCGCTTCAGCCCACGGCACTTTGCCCAAGAGATCGCCGACGGCCTTGCCAGCAAGCACAGCGGCCGGAAGCGCTAGGTGCGTAGTGAGCCAGGGCATCTTCTCGCCCGCCACCATGAAGAGGATAAGGGAGATGATGAGCCAGTGGACGAGGAACCATTCGAAGGGGTCGCCCTTGCCGAGGGCGAAGAGGTTGATGGCGAGGAGGCCGACGGCGAAGGGGGCGAAGACGGCCTTGGAATCCGTGAAGGCGCCGATGCCGACGGCGATGAGGGTGGCGAGCAGGATGATGATCAGCGAGGCGACGACGACGTTCGCGCCGCGACGGACGGTGTAGGCGGCGATGGCGGCGATGGAGACGAAGAAGACGGCGGTCTCATAGAGGCCAAGGGTCATGAAGTAGTAGTACCAGGGCTGGCTGCCGCGCTCGACGGCTTGCTGGGCGATCCAGTAGCCGAGGGACTGCCAGACGCCGGTGCCGATGCCGACCATGTTGGTGAAGAATGTGGTATGGAGCGTGAACAGGAGGAGCCAGAAGGCGACCATGGCGATAAGGAAGACCCACTTGCGCCACCAGATGCCGATGATGAGGGAAACGATGAAGAGGATGAAGACGATGATGCCCGCCGCGGCATAGGCGCCGCTGCCGCCGGATGGGGCGCCGACCTTTCCGGCGCCCAGGGCGTTGTTGTTGTTCACCAGCTCGATGCTGCTGAGGCCGCCGGGCATCTTGTCCACAAGGGCGCCGACGGCGGCTGAGAAGAGCGGCAAGGCGAGGGCCAGGATGAGGATGAACCAGCCGCCGGAGACCCGGGCGGCATCTTCCGAATCGGTGAAGAAGGCGCGGAGCCACCAGACGGCCAGAAAGCTGACCAGGATGGCGAAGTGGATGAAGGCCGTCTCCTTGGTGGAGAAGGAGAGGGCCAGCAGGAGGGCGCCGATATAGAGGTAGCGGTTCTTCTTGGAATCCAGATAGCGCCAGAGACAGACGATGAGGCCGAAGTCCCAGACGAGGACGAAGGGGTCTTCGCGAAGGAAGCGGCTGAAATAGAGGAGGGATGGGGAGACGGCGATGAAGGCCCCGGCGCAGAGAGCGCCCCACTTGCCCATGCGGGAGCGCAGGAGAAGGGGCATGAGGACGAGCGCCGCGCCGAAGAGGGCGGGCATGACGCGGGGGGCGGCGAAGGTATCGCCGAAGAGGAAGAGGCCGGTCGCTCCCATCATGTATTGGATGGGGCCGTGGGACCAGGGGCTATGGTTATAGCCTTCGCCCCGGAAGAGCTTCCAAGCGTCGTAGGAGTGGATGCTTTCATCGTAGTGGACGGCGCGGGCATCCAGGTTCCATAGGCGCAAGGTCAGGGCGAGGGCGAAGAGGGCGAACCAGAGGATCGCCTCCCAGGGAACCTGGTCGAGGCGGATGGAAAGGCGCAGCTCGCGCCCGGAGGCGGGAGGCGCGGCAGGCGGCGAAACCTGGGCAGAGGGGTCGCCCTGAAGCGCTTCTATCTCACTCTGTGAAAGGGAGGCCATGCCTATCCTTAGGAGGAGTCACGAGTTCTGTATATTACAACGCGCTCGTTCCTATATTCGACTTCCATGAATTGAGCGAACTTCCGGCCGACGTCCGGGCCGTAGGTCCCCCGCTCAAGCTCGCCGATAAAGACGTAGTCGGCGTCATACTTCTTCAAGAGCCGCGCGACCTGGACGACGTTCGTGCTGCGGAAGATGGCGTCCACATCGCGGAAGCGCTCCTGGATGGGGTCATACGGGTCGCCGCGCCACTGGTGCTGATGGCCGGGCCAGCCCAGGATCGTGGGGATGCCGGTGCGCATGGAGACCCGGCTGATGGAGGCGTCGTAATCGCCCGTGGGACGTCCATCGCGTCCCGGCATCGCCTCCACGACGACCTTATCGTGGTCAACGATGCTTCGCAGGTAGGCAATGGCCTCCATCTCCTTGGGGTCGCTGCGCTTGGCGGAGGCCAGAGCATCCAAGGTGCGCGAGGGCATGCCCTTGACGGCCTTGTTCTTGACGGCGGGCGGCATGTAGGCCATCCCGGCGGTGATGGCAGCGGCGAAGGCGACCAGAAGCCCGACAAGAGCGAAACGCGGGAGCCGCCGCGCCGCCCGCAGGCGCGCGGCCCACCAGTAGAGGGCGATAGCGTCCGCGACGGAAAAGAGCGCCCAGGTTTGGTAGTAGAACTTGAAGACGGTGTTCATCCGGTTGTTGAAGAGATCCACGATGCGGAAGAGCTCTGCGCCCATGGTGAGGAGCAGGCCGAGGAGGATGAGGACCAGAACAAACTGGATGGGCGTAGCAGCCGTCCCTTCCTTCCGGGCCTTGTGGATAAGGACAAGCAGCGCCAGGCCCATGAGGATGAACCAGGGCATCAGATGCCAGAAGCGCGTCCCGATGGCGAGCAGGCCCTCCGTGGTCTTGCCTTCGTGAACGTCTATGCCCAGCTCGACGCCGGCCCAGAGGGCGAAGGGGACAAGGGGGAAGAGGACGGCCCAGAACCAGGTGCGAGAGAGGAGAGAAGGGGCAGGCCCACTCGTGTTTCCGTTCCCTCCAATCGAAGGAGCGGGGTTGCCGGAGGATTTGCTGTCTGCGCCCCAGAGCCAGCGGAGAGCGCGGCCAATGCGGTCGCGGAAGGTGACGACGAAGAGGCCGACAAGGAAGGTTGTAGTCAGCAGGAGGAATGGCCCCCAGACGAGCGTGAAGTGGACGGGCCGCGTCATGACTCGGCGAACGGGAAGGATGCCCTGGGCCTGGGAGTCAAAGAGGACGTAGAAGGGAAGATAGAGGACGATGGCAGCGACGGCGAGGACGAGGAGGACGGCTATGAACTCCCACCATTCGACGAGGGCGCCGTGGAAGCGGGCGTGGAGGGCGCGCAGGAGGATGCAGGCGAAAATGAGGGCGGCGAAGGTGGGCAAGTCCCAGCTGTTCATGAAGCCCAGGCCGCCGAGGACGAGGGCGACGAGGACTGCATGCCAGGGGTGGCGCCGCAGCCAGGTGATGTCCACGATGGGGGCGGCGCGCAGAATGGTGAGGCCTATGGCAACGGCCAAGAACATGAAGGGCAGGGCCATCACGTGGGGGTGCATATCGCCGAGCATGAAGCTGAAGAAGGGGAACTCGGTGATGGTGTAGTCAACGCCGCCCCCGCCGCCGGGGAAGCTGTTGATGACCCGGGTGGAGCGCCACCACCACCAGGTGCCGTCCGGGAAGCGGCCGACGCTGACGTCCGCACCGGTGAGACCGTCCACACGCACCCACTTCCAGAAGCCCTCCGAGCCGACGCCGTTGGCCTGGAGGTATTCCAAGAAGGCCACGAGATTGGCCATGAAGAGAAGGAGGACGATGGCGAGACAGCCGACGAGGGCCGCCGTCCTGAAGCTCGGCGGCTTGATGGAGGGGAGCCTGATACCGCGCACGACGTTGTAGGCGACGCTGAAGGCGCCCGCGGCGGCCATGGCGGCGAAGGAGGCCAGGGCGAGGTTGTAGGCGACGCTTGAGGAGATGCCAGTGAGCTTGGTGACCCCCGCGACCATCAGGTAGCCGAAGTAGTAGTAGGAGATGGGCTCTCCCGCGAACCAGGCGTCTTGCGGAGGAAAGCGATCGCTCTGCAAGACGCTGTTGAGGAACATGAAGTCCATGGGCTGTTCCGTGTGGGCGATGTCCGGCATCAGACTGCGAATGAGGGCCCAGACGATGAAGACGCCCAGGAATACGGCCTCCGTGGCCAGGACGAGGCCCCACTGCTTCTTGAAGAAGTCAATGACGACCTTGCGGCGGCGCGGCGCGATGAAGACGATGACGGCCAGCATCACGAAGGCGATATCGAAGGTGAGGCCGCGACGATTAGGGACAACGTGGCCCAAGAGCCAATAGGCATAGGCGAAGATGAGGAGGCTGAGGGGACGGCTGAAGGCATAGCCGCGATCCGGCAGGCGGTGGAAGAGGACGAGGGTGATGGGGAGGGTGCAGATGCCTAGGAGGAAGAGGGTCAGCCACCAGAAGAAGGCATCGAGCACGGGTTAGACCTCGCGGGTGAAGAGGGCGTCCACGAAATCGGCGGCGGAGAAGGCGGCGATATCGTCCACCTGCTCGCCGGTGCCGACGAAGACGATGGGGAGCTTCAGCTGATCGGCGATGGCGAAGGCGATGCCTCCCTTGGCCGTGCCATCGAGCTTGGCCAGCATGATGCCCGTGACGCCCACGGCCTCGGCGAAGCTCTTGGCCTGGGCCAGGCCGTTCTGCCCGGTGACCGCGTCCAACACCAGCAGGGTCTCGTGCGGGGCCTTGGGATCGAAGCGCTGGATGACGCGCTGGACTTTTTTGAGCTCGTCCATAAGGTTGGTCTTGGTGTGCAGGCGGCCTGCCGTGTCTATCAGTACTACGTCAGAGCCGCGGGCTTTGGCCGCCTGGAGGGCATCGAAGGCGACAGCGCCGGGATCGCCGCCGGACTGGTGGGAGACGACCTCCACATTGATGCGCTTGGCCCAGATCTCCAGCTGCTCGGCGCCGGCCGCCCTGAAGGTATCGCCTGCGGCCAGAAGGACCTTCAAACCCTTATCCGTCAGGGATTTGCCGATTTTGGCGATGCTGGTGGTCTTGCCGACGCCATTGACGCCCACTAGAAGAACAACGTAAGGCTTTGCAGGCAGGGCGGGCCTCTCTTCCACGGCCAGGGCCGAGGGTCTGCCCACCACGTTCAGGACGCGGAGCATCTCGTCCTTGAGGATGGCCTGGACGGCTGCGCCATCGGCGACTTTTTCCTTCTTCACGCGCTCCTTGATGCGGCCCAAGATGTCTATGGCGAGCTTGGCCCCCACATCGGCGGCGATGAGGGCCTCTTCCAGCTCGTCCCACACGTCATCGCCGATGGTGGGCTTGTCCAGGATGCCAAGGATGCGCCCAAAGAGGCCGGAGCGGGTCTTTTGGAGGCCGGATTCGAGCTTTTGCTTGCGTCCAAAGAGGCGGATCATAACCGGAGCATGATAGCAGAAGGAGAGGGAGAATTTTCCACAGATTACGCAGAAGACGCAGATGTATCAGGAAAGGAGACGGGACAAGCATTGGAATAGGACGAGGCAACTCGTATACTGCCGGGGCTGCAACGCTCCCATGCGAACGAGGTACCCACATGAAGATCGGCGTGCTCTTCCCACAGACGGAAATCGGGACGGACCCCGGGGCTATACGCGCCTACGCAGAGACGGCAGAGGCCATCGGCATTGACTATATCCTCTTTTACGAGCACATCCTGGGGGCGGACGTGGCCTCCCACCAGCCCTGGAAGGGCGTCTACGATGCGCGGCACATGTTCCATGAGCCTTTTGTGACCTTCGGCTTCATGGCCGCCGTCACCAAGCGCATCGAGCTGGTGACGGGGGTGGTGGTAACGCCGCTGCGGCAGACGGCGCTGCTGGCGAAGCAGGCGGCGGAGGCCGACGTGCTGAGCAACGGGCGGGTGCGCCTGGGCATCGGCGTGGGGTGGAACCATGTGGAGTACGAGGCGCTGGGCGTGGACGTACACAAGCGGGGGGCGATCCAAGAGGAGCAGATCGAAGTGCTGCGGCATCTATGGACCAAGCCGATCGTCACCTTCATGGGGCGCTTTCACACGATCACAGCCGCCGGCTTGAACCCCATGCCGGTCCAGCGCCCCATCCCCATCTGGATGGGGGCCTATTCCGAGCGCGCCCTGCGCCGGGCAGGCCGCCTGGCCGACGGTCTTATCCCGGCGGGGCCGGGGCTGACGGAC
Coding sequences:
- the ftsY gene encoding signal recognition particle-docking protein FtsY — translated: MIRLFGRKQKLESGLQKTRSGLFGRILGILDKPTIGDDVWDELEEALIAADVGAKLAIDILGRIKERVKKEKVADGAAVQAILKDEMLRVLNVVGRPSALAVEERPALPAKPYVVLLVGVNGVGKTTSIAKIGKSLTDKGLKVLLAAGDTFRAAGAEQLEIWAKRINVEVVSHQSGGDPGAVAFDALQAAKARGSDVVLIDTAGRLHTKTNLMDELKKVQRVIQRFDPKAPHETLLVLDAVTGQNGLAQAKSFAEAVGVTGIMLAKLDGTAKGGIAFAIADQLKLPIVFVGTGEQVDDIAAFSAADFVDALFTREV
- a CDS encoding NAD(P)/FAD-dependent oxidoreductase: MNIGIIGGGALGLSAAYDFSKAGHRVAVYERAPFLGGQAATFDVGGGRLEKGYHHLFRSDRYMVDLIHELGLGPKLAWIESKVGFFYGGKIHKFTTPGDLLRFSPLPLADRIKLGLLTLRLQRKKYWPREYESVTAADWMKRHAGKRIFEVIWEPMLRGKFGVSTEQVAMVWLWGKIYLRTTSRKTFGKEQLGYPMGSFGEIFDVLEAKLKERGVDVVYPASVERVVVANGRAVGLQVKYKDGREEVREFDRILSTTPSYIFPKLVPELPADYTAKLSKVVYQAAVVMVLEMDRQLSWAYWMNVADRSIPFVGVIEHTNFIDRSHYGGTHLVYLSNYLAKDSPYYKMTPDELWQAYIPALKKINPDFDPSWVKKRYYYKEDAAQPIIGLDYSRNIPELKTPIKDLWLANTTQIYPEDRGTNYSVKLGRHVAKLMMEA
- a CDS encoding LLM class F420-dependent oxidoreductase, producing the protein MKIGVLFPQTEIGTDPGAIRAYAETAEAIGIDYILFYEHILGADVASHQPWKGVYDARHMFHEPFVTFGFMAAVTKRIELVTGVVVTPLRQTALLAKQAAEADVLSNGRVRLGIGVGWNHVEYEALGVDVHKRGAIQEEQIEVLRHLWTKPIVTFMGRFHTITAAGLNPMPVQRPIPIWMGAYSERALRRAGRLADGLIPAGPGLTDHIKGVVTAFRKHAKEAGRDPAKLGVDASVVLAKSSIEQCAAQAAEWKAFGATHVRINTMDAGVTGAQGHIEAMRKWREALRQRGI
- a CDS encoding TIGR03663 family protein, with the protein product MASLSQSEIEALQGDPSAQVSPPAAPPASGRELRLSIRLDQVPWEAILWFALFALALTLRLWNLDARAVHYDESIHSYDAWKLFRGEGYNHSPWSHGPIQYMMGATGLFLFGDTFAAPRVMPALFGAALVLMPLLLRSRMGKWGALCAGAFIAVSPSLLYFSRFLREDPFVLVWDFGLIVCLWRYLDSKKNRYLYIGALLLALSFSTKETAFIHFAILVSFLAVWWLRAFFTDSEDAARVSGGWFILILALALPLFSAAVGALVDKMPGGLSSIELVNNNNALGAGKVGAPSGGSGAYAAAGIIVFILFIVSLIIGIWWRKWVFLIAMVAFWLLLFTLHTTFFTNMVGIGTGVWQSLGYWIAQQAVERGSQPWYYYFMTLGLYETAVFFVSIAAIAAYTVRRGANVVVASLIIILLATLIAVGIGAFTDSKAVFAPFAVGLLAINLFALGKGDPFEWFLVHWLIISLILFMVAGEKMPWLTTHLALPAAVLAGKAVGDLLGKVPWAEAARKGGLLLFVAVPLLALALYALVKSVPWDESSIGIWRFVGPMIFTALFINLWAYIWYRLGFKTGMKVVSLSLVALMTLFTFRAATAAAFANDDDPKELLVYSQTDDEMLEIVHQIDAFARTSGKGKNLVIYADTSGAALAPWRWYLRGYKNASHRDMSNYTGELTADVVILSSGNQRVLFQAGDRARYDDGRRFNLLQWFAPWTYQRYSFKKFRGDFTSGEDWNNFLRYYMYRDLKSSPAIDSGYAYFRKLGT
- a CDS encoding flippase-like domain-containing protein, whose translation is MPGVPAPSIGVLTPLFTSRRFLIGLAFSAALLALFFWQVDLSETADALKSANYWWFIPAIAVYFVGVWFRAVRWGYLLGPMKRISTPRLFPVVVIGYMANNLLPVRLGELVRSYYIGEKEGVSKTAALATIIIERVFDGVALLFIALFVWPFLPLPDLLRNFSDDSGIPVGLLIFFVAAPFIIILALFLAIAMRPEFGRWLVRLLVRVVPQKGKAVIDALGMRFVEGLSTLHSPRRVLSVLVLTFPIWIAEAAMFEIISYGFDMDVSFHGMLFTTSTSNLATSIPSSAGGVGPFEWGARLTLEGLDVASGVATAFTIALHVALLVPVTVLGLVFMWMQHMSLGMIARQRADSLLETPAGAKE